A genomic segment from Actinoplanes sichuanensis encodes:
- a CDS encoding amidohydrolase — protein sequence MTDEPDLILFNGTVLTVDRRFSIAQAVAVSDGHVVAVGSDSLVRPLAGPSTRLIDLAGRTVLPGINDSHLHGAAYGMSRPPFALDLAYPAVRSIADVAATVARAADATPAGTWLVGLGWNPGYLTECTTDPQRLPHRHDLDRVAPDHPVCLNDFSAHMVWANTAALRAAGITAAGQAPPGGTIDVDDDGVPTGILREAAQILVQQHLPKPTVAQRRAAIETVITELHTRGITSYTEPGLGVGGTDTLFGGLSTDNLTAYAELAADAALAARVSVLLLPAPMGGSAADLAAGLADALPQPADPRRLRVLGVKIFGDGVPPNRTAWMSEEYTGGGHGALCVHGTTAAAQEQELREMVRIAHAAGYQVGVHVTGDRAIDTVVDALVCADRAHPRPDARHYIIHGDFIGAGSLAVMAEHGYGVNMNPAIKWTISDLMDELVGPARSAYQWPVRAAFDAGVNVCASSDAPITIPDWRQGVAAMLLRESKATGRISGPDQRVGLADAIRAYTINPARQDFAEDWKGSIEVGKVADLCVLAADLATVDPHDLPGIPIDLTVFDGTVVYERTL from the coding sequence ATGACTGACGAGCCGGATCTGATCCTGTTCAACGGCACGGTCCTCACCGTCGACAGGCGGTTCTCCATCGCACAGGCGGTCGCCGTCAGCGACGGGCACGTCGTGGCCGTCGGCTCCGACAGCCTCGTGCGACCCCTGGCCGGGCCGTCCACCCGCCTGATCGATCTGGCCGGACGGACCGTGCTTCCCGGCATCAACGACTCGCATCTGCACGGCGCCGCGTACGGGATGTCGCGACCGCCGTTCGCACTGGACCTCGCCTATCCCGCGGTACGGTCGATCGCCGACGTGGCCGCCACGGTGGCCCGCGCCGCCGACGCGACCCCGGCCGGCACGTGGCTCGTCGGGCTCGGCTGGAACCCGGGCTATCTCACCGAATGCACCACCGATCCGCAGCGCCTGCCTCACCGGCACGACCTGGACCGGGTCGCACCGGATCACCCGGTCTGCCTGAACGACTTCTCCGCACACATGGTCTGGGCGAACACCGCCGCACTGCGAGCGGCCGGAATCACCGCCGCCGGGCAGGCACCGCCCGGCGGAACGATCGACGTCGACGACGACGGTGTGCCGACCGGGATCCTCCGGGAAGCGGCGCAGATCCTCGTCCAGCAGCACCTGCCGAAACCCACCGTCGCCCAGCGGCGCGCCGCCATCGAAACGGTGATCACCGAGTTGCACACCCGGGGAATCACCAGCTACACCGAACCCGGCCTCGGCGTCGGCGGAACGGACACCCTGTTCGGCGGGCTCAGCACCGACAACCTGACCGCGTACGCCGAACTGGCGGCCGACGCGGCGCTGGCCGCCCGCGTCAGCGTGCTGCTGCTGCCCGCTCCGATGGGCGGGTCAGCGGCCGATCTGGCCGCCGGGCTGGCCGACGCGCTGCCGCAGCCGGCCGATCCCCGCCGGCTACGGGTGCTCGGCGTGAAGATCTTCGGCGACGGGGTGCCACCGAACCGGACCGCGTGGATGAGCGAGGAATACACCGGCGGCGGGCACGGAGCCCTGTGCGTACACGGCACCACCGCGGCCGCACAGGAGCAAGAGCTCCGCGAGATGGTACGGATCGCGCACGCAGCCGGCTATCAGGTCGGTGTCCACGTGACCGGAGACCGCGCGATCGACACCGTGGTGGACGCGCTGGTCTGCGCCGACCGGGCCCATCCGCGCCCCGACGCCCGCCACTACATCATCCATGGCGACTTCATCGGTGCCGGCAGCCTCGCCGTCATGGCCGAGCACGGGTACGGCGTGAACATGAACCCGGCCATCAAATGGACCATCTCCGACCTGATGGACGAGCTCGTCGGCCCGGCCCGGTCGGCCTACCAGTGGCCGGTACGGGCGGCCTTCGACGCCGGCGTGAACGTCTGCGCCAGCTCCGACGCGCCGATCACCATCCCGGACTGGCGACAGGGGGTGGCCGCCATGCTGCTGCGCGAGTCCAAGGCCACCGGCCGGATCAGTGGGCCGGACCAACGTGTCGGACTGGCCGACGCGATCCGCGCCTACACCATCAATCCGGCCCGGCAGGACTTCGCCGAGGACTGGAAGGGATCGATCGAGGTCGGCAAGGTGGCCGACCTCTGCGTGCTGGCCGCCGACCTGGCCACCGTCGATCCCCACGATCTGCCCGGCATACCGATCGACCTCACCGTCTTCGACGGCACCGTGGTCTACGAGCGGACGCTCTGA
- a CDS encoding DUF3618 domain-containing protein: MSTPQNDPQQLRSEIAQTRADLGSTVEALAAKTDVKARAKQSAAELAERGREQLAATGDKVAATAEAVKDKIVSGTAPVQQHARTATSKAASAARDPKVRSTAVPVAAVALAAAGVILIVRGSRR; encoded by the coding sequence ATGAGCACCCCACAGAACGATCCGCAGCAGCTACGAAGTGAGATCGCCCAGACCCGCGCCGATCTCGGCTCCACCGTGGAGGCGCTGGCGGCCAAGACCGACGTCAAGGCCCGGGCCAAGCAGTCGGCCGCGGAACTGGCCGAACGCGGCCGCGAACAGCTGGCCGCCACTGGCGACAAGGTCGCGGCGACCGCCGAGGCGGTCAAGGACAAGATCGTTTCCGGTACGGCGCCGGTACAGCAGCACGCCCGTACCGCCACGTCGAAGGCCGCCTCGGCCGCCCGCGATCCGAAGGTTCGCAGCACCGCCGTGCCGGTCGCCGCGGTGGCCCTGGCCGCCGCCGGCGTGATCCTGATCGTCCGCGGAAGCCGCAGGTGA
- a CDS encoding ABC transporter permease — MTTIDPPLPRRRLVADTGRAAALRHPMLPLLVLLALAFHLSTGSFLDPVNLRGIALDAATIAIVAAPLALLIISGYLDLSVGSTLALGGLVAGWLAADGHSLPVAVLGALAAGAAVGALNALLCCHAGLSSFIVTLGMLTAVRGLGQQLFPLPLSNFGTGFAWLGGAALAGIAAPIVIAAAVLAGAAAFLALVPAGRYVFAIGVNREAAHLSGINVRRTPAALFVVTAAAAALAGAIKASVLDSVASGTSGLGFELTVLTAVLLGGVALSGGAGSIFGVLLGVLFLGALQNGLTLLSVPTFWQLIAQGVALIVGAGLATLAPRLQTVRHAATPHREGVRR, encoded by the coding sequence ATGACCACGATCGACCCGCCACTGCCACGCCGACGGCTGGTCGCCGACACCGGCCGGGCCGCGGCCCTGCGCCACCCGATGCTGCCGCTGCTGGTCCTTCTGGCCCTCGCCTTCCACCTGAGTACCGGCAGCTTCCTCGATCCCGTCAACCTGCGCGGCATCGCCCTGGACGCCGCGACCATCGCGATCGTGGCCGCACCGCTCGCCCTGCTGATCATCAGCGGCTACCTGGACCTGTCCGTCGGCTCGACGCTCGCCCTCGGCGGCCTGGTCGCCGGATGGCTGGCCGCCGACGGACACTCGCTGCCGGTGGCCGTGCTCGGCGCACTGGCCGCAGGTGCCGCGGTGGGCGCACTCAACGCCCTTCTGTGCTGCCATGCCGGACTGTCGTCGTTCATCGTCACGCTCGGCATGCTCACCGCGGTACGGGGCCTCGGCCAGCAACTGTTCCCGCTCCCCCTGAGCAACTTCGGCACCGGATTCGCCTGGCTCGGCGGCGCGGCACTGGCCGGCATCGCCGCGCCCATCGTGATCGCCGCGGCCGTCCTCGCCGGTGCGGCGGCCTTCCTCGCGCTCGTCCCGGCGGGACGCTACGTCTTCGCCATCGGCGTCAACCGGGAGGCCGCCCATCTCTCCGGGATCAACGTTCGCCGTACCCCCGCCGCCCTGTTCGTGGTCACCGCCGCGGCGGCCGCCCTGGCCGGCGCGATCAAGGCGTCGGTGCTGGACAGTGTCGCCTCCGGCACCTCCGGCCTCGGTTTCGAACTGACCGTGCTGACGGCGGTCCTGCTCGGCGGCGTAGCACTCAGCGGCGGCGCCGGATCGATCTTCGGCGTGCTGCTCGGCGTGTTGTTCCTCGGCGCGCTGCAGAACGGCCTGACCCTGCTCAGCGTTCCCACCTTCTGGCAGCTCATCGCCCAGGGCGTCGCCCTGATCGTCGGTGCCGGGCTGGCCACTCTGGCACCACGACTGCAAACCGTGCGGCATGCCGCCACGCCACACCGCGAAGGAGTTCGTCGATGA
- a CDS encoding GNAT family N-acetyltransferase — MEGDAKATGSIRVAESDADLQLFARIRLAASPREWPVPPRREPDRLMLLWRDVGCGLAARSDLADSVTVQIYVDPAARRAGIGRALWDRLTVHARTFGRPFVFCTVDEQSADGVAFAARRGLAEVAREVEARRRISHEAPPAALPGIEVVTIAERPELLEAAWHAVGADGCADIPLPSPLSMTVEDWIEEEATVPDGSFVAIEDGRIVGYAGMLKDEHGLTTVARSHRGRGIATHLKLRQLAWASAAGVPELVSYTQGVNHGMRRVNEKLGYRIQPAWLKMQGPLPAIQPAMRSRRASRSSSESPPSHR; from the coding sequence ATGGAAGGTGATGCGAAGGCGACCGGAAGCATTCGGGTCGCCGAATCCGACGCCGATCTGCAGTTGTTCGCGCGGATCCGGCTCGCCGCGTCGCCGCGGGAGTGGCCCGTTCCGCCGCGGCGTGAACCCGACCGGCTGATGCTGCTGTGGCGGGATGTGGGCTGCGGCCTGGCCGCACGCTCGGACCTCGCCGACTCGGTCACCGTTCAGATCTACGTCGATCCGGCCGCCCGGCGCGCGGGCATCGGCCGGGCATTGTGGGACCGTCTCACGGTTCATGCCCGGACCTTCGGACGGCCGTTCGTGTTCTGCACCGTGGACGAGCAGTCGGCCGACGGTGTGGCCTTCGCCGCGCGCCGCGGCCTGGCCGAGGTGGCCCGCGAGGTGGAGGCCCGGCGCCGCATCTCGCACGAGGCCCCACCGGCGGCGCTGCCCGGCATCGAGGTGGTGACCATCGCCGAACGCCCGGAGTTGCTGGAGGCCGCCTGGCACGCGGTCGGCGCCGACGGTTGTGCCGACATCCCCCTGCCCTCCCCGCTGTCGATGACGGTCGAGGACTGGATCGAGGAGGAGGCGACGGTTCCCGACGGTTCCTTCGTGGCGATCGAGGACGGCCGGATCGTCGGCTACGCGGGGATGCTCAAGGACGAGCACGGGCTCACCACGGTCGCCCGGTCCCATCGCGGCCGCGGCATCGCCACTCACCTCAAGCTCCGGCAGCTGGCGTGGGCGTCGGCGGCGGGCGTTCCCGAGCTGGTCAGCTACACCCAGGGTGTCAATCACGGGATGCGACGGGTCAACGAGAAGCTCGGCTACCGGATTCAGCCCGCCTGGTTGAAGATGCAGGGTCCGCTACCGGCGATTCAGCCGGCGATGCGCTCGCGCAGGGCTTCGAGGTCGTCGTCGGAAAGTCCCCCGTCGCACAGGTAG
- a CDS encoding TrmH family RNA methyltransferase — MSPAIRVRTAREIRSVRRPRRHECWGHLVAAPLWPMHDANLGTLLRTCDAVGACLAVPPHGWVDRALARGNTLRRPACVHRVGSPLRWLADERKAGTSVLGVELADEAIRLADLPPARRRTVMVLGHEATGIPPEALDLLDGAVEIPMVGTGSSLNVAVAGSLVLYKLAGLM, encoded by the coding sequence GTGAGCCCCGCGATCCGGGTCCGGACCGCGCGGGAGATCCGTTCGGTCCGCCGTCCTCGCCGGCACGAATGCTGGGGACATCTCGTCGCGGCACCCCTGTGGCCCATGCACGACGCCAATCTCGGCACGCTGCTGCGGACCTGTGACGCGGTCGGGGCCTGCCTCGCGGTGCCCCCGCATGGCTGGGTGGACCGGGCCCTCGCCCGCGGCAACACGTTACGCCGACCCGCCTGCGTCCACCGCGTCGGCAGTCCCCTCCGCTGGCTTGCCGACGAGCGCAAGGCCGGAACGAGCGTCCTCGGGGTGGAACTGGCCGACGAGGCGATCCGGCTCGCCGACCTGCCTCCGGCCCGGCGCCGGACCGTCATGGTGCTCGGCCACGAGGCGACCGGCATCCCGCCCGAGGCGCTCGACCTTCTCGACGGCGCCGTGGAGATCCCGATGGTCGGCACCGGGTCCAGCCTCAACGTCGCCGTCGCCGGGTCGCTGGTGCTCTACAAGCTCGCCGGGCTGATGTAG
- a CDS encoding tyrosine-protein phosphatase encodes MSAIIAGTYNSRDTGGIPLTAGGSTRTGVLYRSDALAGTTDDGIKTLTASPIGTIVDFRTDMEKTGLPNRVGTRRRFTAVQLPLLDGAFTGMPSPADLDEATMRELFVRIPTLADLYLRMLGTAAETFAEVARLVARPTDDTYNGVLVHCTAGKDRTGVAVALLLDAAGADRDAVIADYALSETNLVGDWADLMLARLKAWGVPPLPAITDLVTATPPEAIKAAFAWLDERGGSARYLCDGGLSDDDLEALRERIAG; translated from the coding sequence GTGAGCGCGATCATCGCCGGGACCTACAACTCCAGGGACACCGGAGGCATCCCGCTCACGGCGGGCGGTTCGACCCGCACCGGAGTGCTCTACCGGTCCGACGCCCTCGCCGGCACCACCGACGACGGGATCAAAACCCTGACGGCGAGCCCGATCGGTACGATCGTCGACTTCCGCACCGACATGGAGAAGACCGGCCTACCGAACCGGGTCGGCACGCGGCGCCGGTTCACCGCCGTGCAACTGCCGCTGCTCGACGGGGCGTTCACCGGCATGCCGTCGCCGGCCGACCTCGACGAGGCCACGATGCGAGAGCTGTTCGTGCGTATCCCCACACTGGCCGACCTCTATCTCCGGATGCTCGGCACGGCCGCCGAGACCTTCGCCGAGGTCGCCCGACTCGTCGCCCGGCCCACCGACGACACCTACAACGGGGTGCTCGTGCACTGCACGGCCGGCAAGGACCGTACCGGCGTGGCCGTCGCCCTGTTGCTCGACGCCGCGGGAGCCGACCGCGACGCCGTCATCGCCGACTACGCGCTCAGTGAGACGAATCTCGTCGGTGACTGGGCCGATCTGATGCTGGCCCGCCTGAAGGCCTGGGGAGTGCCGCCCCTCCCGGCGATCACCGACCTGGTCACCGCCACCCCGCCGGAGGCGATCAAGGCCGCTTTCGCCTGGCTCGACGAGCGCGGCGGCTCGGCCCGCTACCTGTGCGACGGGGGACTTTCCGACGACGACCTCGAAGCCCTGCGCGAGCGCATCGCCGGCTGA
- a CDS encoding phage holin family protein, translating to MSAVTTNAAHGGGPTGSASTADLVSQAAAQISTLVRDELALAKLELAEKGKRAGVGGGLLGGSAVLGWFGLALLVTLAVVLLDLVWPLWLAVLVVMVVVFAAAAVAALLGRQKLKAATPPVPGDAVAGVQADVQTIKTAARRGRHG from the coding sequence GTGAGTGCTGTGACAACGAACGCGGCGCATGGCGGTGGGCCGACCGGATCGGCCTCGACGGCGGATCTGGTGAGTCAGGCCGCGGCGCAGATCTCCACACTGGTACGCGACGAGCTCGCCCTCGCCAAGCTCGAACTGGCCGAGAAGGGCAAGCGGGCCGGCGTCGGAGGCGGCCTGCTCGGCGGGTCCGCGGTTCTGGGCTGGTTCGGCTTGGCCCTGCTGGTGACCCTGGCCGTGGTCCTGCTGGACCTGGTCTGGCCACTGTGGCTGGCCGTGCTGGTCGTGATGGTGGTCGTGTTCGCCGCCGCAGCGGTGGCCGCACTGCTCGGCCGGCAGAAGCTGAAGGCCGCCACCCCGCCGGTGCCCGGCGACGCCGTCGCCGGTGTGCAGGCCGACGTGCAGACCATCAAGACCGCAGCCCGGAGAGGACGGCATGGATGA
- a CDS encoding TIGR03619 family F420-dependent LLM class oxidoreductase: protein MPAPKLLMVLTENWTLVPPRDLRALIRLAVEAEQAGIDGVMLSEHIVLGPGAGAYGVMANPRDYAAPGNQDPAMPWPSSTVLMAAIAQATSTLRIVAGAIIAPLRHPLHLAKELATLDLLSEGRLVVLPSVSWHRDEYDALGVPFHRRGRIMDEQLEILRAAWTPGPISHHGAHFQFDDVWIEPQPWRPGGPPLWFGGQGVHPPLLRRLVRYGAGLNPFGPLTDTDLTAVRTAFTEAGRDPGDLELIGGIRATFGGEDDTGDIDAALADLPRQLDQGFTTICFKPSMFIDDPAMIGPFCRRLRRKVDALTPR from the coding sequence ATGCCGGCCCCGAAGCTGCTGATGGTGCTGACCGAGAACTGGACCCTCGTACCGCCCCGCGACCTGCGTGCTCTGATCCGCCTCGCCGTCGAGGCCGAGCAGGCGGGCATCGACGGCGTCATGCTCAGCGAGCACATCGTGCTCGGTCCGGGCGCCGGCGCGTACGGTGTGATGGCCAATCCGCGTGACTACGCCGCACCCGGCAACCAGGATCCGGCCATGCCCTGGCCCAGCTCGACCGTCCTGATGGCCGCGATCGCCCAGGCCACCAGCACACTGCGGATCGTCGCCGGCGCGATCATCGCACCGCTGCGTCATCCACTGCACCTCGCGAAGGAACTCGCGACCCTGGACCTGTTGTCCGAGGGGCGACTGGTGGTGCTGCCCTCGGTGAGCTGGCACCGGGACGAGTACGACGCGCTCGGGGTGCCGTTCCACCGGCGAGGGCGAATCATGGACGAGCAACTGGAGATCCTGCGGGCCGCGTGGACGCCCGGGCCGATCAGCCACCACGGCGCCCACTTCCAGTTCGACGACGTCTGGATCGAGCCCCAGCCATGGCGGCCCGGCGGGCCACCGCTGTGGTTCGGTGGACAGGGTGTGCACCCGCCGCTCCTGCGCCGGCTCGTCCGCTACGGCGCGGGGCTCAACCCGTTCGGGCCGCTCACCGACACCGACCTCACGGCGGTCCGGACCGCGTTCACCGAGGCCGGCCGCGATCCGGGCGACCTGGAACTGATCGGTGGCATCCGGGCCACCTTCGGCGGCGAGGACGACACCGGTGACATCGACGCGGCGCTCGCCGACCTTCCCCGCCAGCTGGACCAGGGTTTCACCACCATCTGTTTCAAACCCTCCATGTTCATCGACGACCCGGCCATGATCGGACCGTTCTGCCGTCGACTCCGGCGAAAGGTGGACGCCCTCACCCCGCGGTGA
- a CDS encoding sugar ABC transporter substrate-binding protein, producing MTSFLSHPLPPAGRSLSRRNLLTLAGGMTAATALGACSGPQTQPTSTGSASSGPKPVTKIGFDYPFTQLPLYATLVKLATAAARRQGVEVVTTNDAAKVDAQITNLSTWVGQGIPAIVSFPMVFEATEKIAKAALDAGLIWVTYGGTLQNQSADIQFSFLKGGTLLGEAAARWADENLGGKGKIAFLVDETIQLGRDRTKGMVDAFTKAAPNVEVVAQEQAIDPDTGLSKSSALLARHPDLNIILGVTDAAAYGGFKALQQAGRALTDARTFVGGQDGAVPSLMAIKQGSFYRASAALAPNDIAAAVVEVPLAVAAGKPDPSVDLPITLLQQADGTKIDDLIAQNS from the coding sequence ATGACTTCCTTCCTCAGCCACCCCTTGCCGCCGGCCGGCCGGAGCCTGTCACGCCGTAACCTGCTCACCCTGGCCGGCGGGATGACCGCCGCCACCGCTCTGGGCGCGTGCAGCGGCCCGCAGACGCAGCCGACATCCACCGGCTCGGCCTCCTCCGGCCCGAAACCGGTCACGAAGATCGGCTTCGACTACCCCTTCACACAACTGCCCCTGTACGCCACCCTGGTCAAGCTGGCCACAGCCGCGGCCCGGCGACAGGGCGTCGAGGTCGTCACCACCAACGACGCGGCCAAAGTCGACGCGCAGATCACCAACCTGAGCACCTGGGTCGGCCAGGGGATCCCGGCGATCGTGTCGTTCCCGATGGTCTTCGAGGCGACCGAGAAGATCGCAAAGGCGGCACTGGACGCCGGGCTGATCTGGGTCACCTACGGCGGAACGCTGCAGAACCAGAGTGCCGACATCCAGTTCAGCTTCCTCAAGGGCGGCACCCTGCTCGGGGAGGCCGCCGCCCGATGGGCCGACGAGAACCTGGGCGGCAAGGGCAAGATCGCCTTCCTCGTGGACGAGACCATCCAACTCGGCCGTGACCGGACCAAGGGCATGGTCGACGCGTTCACCAAGGCCGCACCGAATGTCGAGGTGGTAGCGCAGGAACAGGCCATCGACCCGGACACCGGCCTGTCGAAGTCATCGGCGCTGCTGGCCCGGCATCCCGATCTCAACATCATCCTGGGAGTCACCGACGCCGCCGCCTACGGCGGATTCAAGGCCCTGCAGCAGGCCGGCCGGGCACTGACCGACGCACGGACCTTCGTCGGCGGGCAGGACGGCGCGGTGCCCTCGCTGATGGCGATCAAGCAGGGCAGCTTCTACCGGGCCTCGGCGGCACTCGCCCCGAACGACATCGCCGCCGCCGTCGTCGAGGTGCCGTTGGCCGTGGCCGCCGGTAAACCCGATCCCAGCGTCGACCTGCCGATCACCCTGCTCCAGCAGGCCGACGGCACGAAGATCGACGACTTGATCGCGCAGAACTCCTGA
- a CDS encoding sugar ABC transporter ATP-binding protein translates to MSLQVTALVKTFNGVPALNGVDLRVPGGQVHALLGHNGAGKSTLIKCLGGAFAPDAGSIEVGGTRYARLTPRTAISAGVAIIYQHLSVVEPLTVAENIFLGQEWTRAGIVDRRAQREVATGLLQRVGASCRAADRVGDLPMGQRQLVEIAKALNRSASVLVLDEPTAALSTAESTALAACVDDLRAQGLAIVYVTHLLAEVERLADAVTVMRDGLVSHHSAGRSRTELVTAIAGESAAAPPPGGVPTPGPLRLEVDHLTGPGFGPVSLTVNAGEIVGLYGLIGSGRTRLIETLFGRRHRIRGTIRVDGRTVALRNPSDALAAGIALVPADRRSQGLFGSLSAADNVLLPALSPLARHRLRRRRAERRLFADTATALRLRPAVPQTPAAAFSGGNQQKLLLGRWVNRSRTTRLLLLDEPTQGVDVGSRQEIYRVVAEQAAGAGTAVLFASTDPEEIVALAHRCLVIAGGRVTAEFSRPRLTEAALLAAAHAASPPSAEGAAR, encoded by the coding sequence ATGAGTCTCCAGGTCACCGCTCTGGTGAAGACCTTCAACGGCGTACCCGCTCTGAATGGTGTCGATCTGCGGGTTCCGGGCGGTCAGGTGCACGCCCTGCTCGGCCACAACGGTGCCGGCAAGTCGACGTTGATCAAGTGCCTCGGAGGCGCGTTCGCTCCCGACGCGGGCTCGATCGAGGTCGGCGGCACCAGGTACGCGCGACTGACTCCCCGAACGGCGATCTCGGCGGGTGTCGCGATCATCTACCAGCACTTGAGCGTGGTCGAACCGCTCACCGTGGCCGAGAACATCTTCCTCGGCCAGGAATGGACCCGCGCCGGAATAGTCGACCGGCGCGCTCAGCGCGAGGTGGCGACCGGGTTGCTGCAGCGGGTCGGCGCTTCCTGCCGGGCCGCAGACCGGGTCGGTGACCTGCCGATGGGGCAACGTCAGCTGGTCGAGATCGCCAAGGCACTCAACCGCAGCGCCTCCGTGCTCGTACTGGACGAACCGACCGCAGCACTGTCCACCGCGGAGAGCACCGCACTGGCCGCGTGCGTCGACGACCTCCGCGCTCAAGGCCTGGCCATCGTCTACGTCACGCACCTGCTGGCCGAGGTGGAACGGCTGGCCGACGCGGTGACGGTGATGCGCGACGGACTGGTCAGCCATCACTCCGCCGGGCGCAGCCGTACCGAACTCGTCACGGCGATCGCCGGAGAGTCCGCCGCTGCGCCGCCGCCGGGCGGCGTGCCCACTCCCGGCCCGCTGCGCCTGGAAGTCGACCATCTGACCGGACCCGGGTTCGGGCCGGTGAGTCTCACTGTCAACGCGGGCGAGATCGTCGGCCTGTACGGGCTGATCGGCTCCGGCCGTACCCGCCTGATCGAGACGTTGTTCGGCCGGCGCCACCGGATACGCGGCACGATACGAGTCGACGGCCGGACCGTCGCCCTCCGGAACCCGTCCGATGCGCTCGCCGCGGGAATCGCCCTGGTGCCGGCGGACCGGCGCAGCCAGGGCCTGTTCGGCTCGCTCAGCGCCGCGGACAACGTGCTGCTGCCCGCACTAAGCCCGTTGGCACGTCACCGCCTGCGCCGGCGGCGCGCCGAACGACGGCTGTTCGCCGACACCGCGACGGCCCTGCGGCTGCGGCCGGCCGTACCGCAAACGCCGGCCGCGGCCTTCTCCGGCGGAAACCAGCAGAAGCTCCTGCTCGGCCGTTGGGTAAACCGGTCTCGCACCACGAGACTGCTGCTGCTCGACGAGCCGACACAGGGCGTCGATGTCGGCTCCCGCCAGGAGATCTACCGGGTCGTCGCCGAACAGGCCGCGGGCGCCGGAACCGCCGTTCTGTTCGCCTCGACCGACCCCGAGGAGATCGTCGCTCTCGCCCACCGCTGCCTGGTGATCGCCGGCGGTCGGGTGACCGCGGAATTCTCCAGGCCCCGACTGACCGAGGCGGCCCTGCTGGCGGCAGCCCACGCCGCGTCGCCGCCATCCGCCGAAGGAGCCGCCCGATGA
- a CDS encoding TetR/AcrR family transcriptional regulator — protein MESSERAPDGDHRLARGDARRARILTAATAEFGRKGYDGARVSDIARSAGVTDAGVLHHFGTKYDLFMAVVERREEVYQTIKLTTESVRALFDEFIAVVRLAAREPDLLRFRVMLTGASRIAGHPVEGRAGRNLEAALDTLVPFVQERIAAGEIAEGTDPQQLVLELLALNDGIRDQWSALPDRIDYVAVFTAAADGLYERVRAR, from the coding sequence GTGGAAAGCTCAGAGCGTGCCCCCGACGGCGACCATCGACTCGCTCGCGGCGACGCACGACGAGCCCGGATCCTCACCGCCGCCACCGCGGAGTTCGGCCGTAAGGGCTACGACGGCGCCCGGGTCTCCGACATCGCCCGGTCGGCCGGGGTGACCGACGCCGGGGTGCTGCACCACTTCGGAACCAAGTACGACCTGTTCATGGCCGTCGTCGAGCGCCGCGAAGAGGTCTATCAGACGATCAAGCTGACCACCGAGTCCGTCCGAGCCCTGTTCGACGAGTTCATCGCGGTGGTACGCCTCGCCGCCCGGGAACCCGACCTGCTGCGATTCCGTGTCATGCTCACCGGCGCCTCCCGCATCGCCGGTCATCCGGTGGAGGGTCGCGCCGGCCGCAACCTGGAGGCGGCCCTGGACACGCTGGTCCCGTTCGTCCAGGAGCGCATCGCCGCCGGGGAGATCGCCGAGGGAACCGATCCGCAGCAGCTCGTCCTGGAACTGCTCGCCCTCAACGACGGCATCCGGGACCAGTGGTCCGCGCTGCCCGACCGCATCGACTACGTCGCCGTCTTCACGGCCGCCGCCGACGGGCTGTACGAGCGGGTGCGCGCCCGGTAG